The Nitrospirota bacterium genome has a segment encoding these proteins:
- a CDS encoding adenosine-specific kinase: MELKAVKINIPKDCNIILGQTHFIKTAEDLYEIIATSVPQARFGVAFTEASGPCLIRTEGNDAELIEVCIENLQEIGAGHVFCVILKNAFPINVLNQIKNCQEVCRIFCATANPVEVIVATSPQGNGVLGVIDGFSPKGIESSDDKKHRKDFLRKIGYKL; this comes from the coding sequence ATGGAATTAAAAGCGGTAAAGATAAATATCCCAAAAGATTGTAATATTATCCTCGGCCAGACACATTTTATAAAGACAGCAGAGGATCTTTACGAAATTATTGCGACTTCGGTCCCACAAGCAAGATTTGGTGTAGCATTTACGGAAGCTTCCGGGCCCTGTTTGATAAGAACAGAGGGTAACGATGCAGAGCTAATTGAGGTATGTATTGAGAATCTCCAGGAAATCGGAGCAGGACACGTCTTTTGTGTAATTTTAAAAAATGCTTTCCCGATTAATGTCCTGAATCAGATTAAAAACTGTCAGGAGGTTTGCAGGATTTTCTGTGCAACTGCAAATCCTGTTGAGGTGATTGTAGCAACGTCTCCACAGGGGAATGGAGTGCTTGGTGTTATTGATGGTTTTTCACCAAAGGGGATAGAGAGTTCAGACGATAAGAAACATAGAAAAGATTTCTTGAGGAAGATAGGTTATAAGCTCTAA
- the hisI gene encoding phosphoribosyl-AMP cyclohydrolase yields the protein MIPELKYDEKGLIPAIIQDIENGDVLMLAYMNKKSLEMTVETGYTHFWSRSRQKYWKKGETSGHVQEVKEILYDCDSDTLLVKVIQHGSGACHTGNRTCFYRSIEREVKDG from the coding sequence ATGATACCTGAACTTAAATATGACGAAAAAGGGCTAATCCCTGCTATTATACAGGATATTGAAAATGGAGATGTTCTAATGCTGGCTTATATGAACAAGAAATCTCTTGAGATGACTGTTGAGACCGGGTATACACATTTCTGGTCACGCTCAAGGCAGAAGTACTGGAAGAAAGGAGAGACTTCAGGACATGTTCAGGAAGTAAAGGAAATTCTCTATGATTGCGATTCAGATACTCTACTTGTGAAAGTTATCCAGCATGGGTCTGGTGCATGTCATACAGGAAACAGGACATGTTTTTATAGAAGTATAGAAAGAGAGGTAAAGGATGGATAA
- a CDS encoding rubredoxin gives MDKYKCTVCGYIYDPQEGDPEGGIKPGTPFESLPDEWVCPVCGASKSEFEKVE, from the coding sequence ATGGATAAATATAAATGCACTGTCTGCGGATACATCTATGACCCACAGGAGGGTGATCCTGAAGGCGGGATAAAACCTGGTACACCTTTCGAAAGCCTGCCGGATGAATGGGTCTGTCCTGTATGCGGTGCTTCTAAGAGTGAATTTGAGAAAGTAGAATAG
- a CDS encoding N-acetyltransferase: MKTRKAKVSDLKHIHKLINDFARKEIMLPRSLNELYETLRDFVIYEEKGYICGVCALHIMWEDLAEIRSLAVAKNYQKMGIGKNLVKHCLKEAKSLGIKRVFALTYHPEFFRKIGFVDIDKAQLPQKIWGDCLRCPRFPECDEHAVIKYI; encoded by the coding sequence TTGAAGACAAGAAAAGCTAAAGTTTCCGATTTAAAACATATTCATAAGCTTATTAATGATTTTGCAAGGAAAGAAATCATGCTTCCCAGGTCACTAAATGAACTCTATGAAACACTTCGAGATTTTGTTATATACGAAGAGAAAGGCTATATTTGTGGAGTATGTGCATTACACATTATGTGGGAAGATCTCGCTGAGATTCGATCACTTGCAGTAGCAAAAAATTACCAGAAAATGGGGATAGGAAAAAATCTGGTAAAACATTGTCTGAAAGAGGCAAAATCTCTTGGAATCAAAAGGGTCTTTGCATTAACATACCATCCAGAATTCTTCAGGAAGATAGGGTTTGTTGATATTGATAAAGCGCAACTACCGCAAAAGATATGGGGAGACTGTTTACGTTGCCCACGATTTCCCGAGTGCGATGAGCATGCTGTAATCAAATATATTTAA
- a CDS encoding 2-oxoacid:acceptor oxidoreductase family protein, whose amino-acid sequence MENKIIIGGSGGQGILFLGKIIAHAGMLEGKEVTWFPSYGAEVRGGTANCTVIVSDELIGSPVVLNPDTLIVMNEASMYKFLPRLKEKGIFIFDSSLIKNTVEKNDIKILGVPATEISSKINTTKSANMVLLGAFIAVTGLLDESYVLEAIEKSMSGKNKKIIEDNKKALIKGIRYIEDKKS is encoded by the coding sequence CTGGAAAATAAAATAATCATAGGTGGTTCTGGTGGTCAGGGCATACTCTTCTTAGGAAAAATTATTGCTCATGCAGGTATGCTTGAAGGTAAGGAAGTTACATGGTTCCCCTCTTATGGTGCTGAGGTCAGAGGAGGAACTGCAAATTGTACGGTCATTGTATCTGATGAGTTAATAGGATCTCCGGTTGTATTAAATCCTGATACCCTCATCGTGATGAATGAAGCATCAATGTATAAATTTCTTCCAAGACTTAAAGAGAAAGGCATTTTTATATTCGACTCTTCGCTGATCAAAAATACTGTAGAAAAAAATGATATCAAAATCTTAGGAGTCCCTGCTACAGAGATTTCTTCCAAAATAAACACTACCAAATCTGCAAATATGGTGCTTCTCGGTGCATTCATCGCAGTTACAGGTTTATTGGATGAATCATATGTCTTAGAAGCGATTGAAAAATCTATGTCTGGCAAGAATAAGAAGATTATTGAAGATAATAAAAAAGCCTTAATTAAGGGAATACGTTACATTGAAGACAAGAAAAGCTAA
- a CDS encoding 2-oxoglutarate oxidoreductase — translation MKKVFERPKSLKKEPFRYCPGCGHSLIHRLIAESIDKLGIRDRVIGIAPVGCAVFAYDYFNFDVLEVAHGRPPAAATGLKRILPDRIIFSYQGDGDLAAIGTAEIIHAANRGENISVFFINNATYGMTGGQMAPTTLLGQKTSTTPSGRNPKIDGYPLRVAELLSNIEGSTYITRTSVDSYKNLMNTKKAIEKSFTYQIEDKGFSLVEILSPCPVDWKLSPVDSLIWIQKEMSKVFPLGTFKDKFAHSGEQILSK, via the coding sequence ATGAAAAAAGTTTTTGAAAGGCCAAAAAGTCTTAAAAAAGAACCTTTCCGCTATTGCCCGGGTTGTGGACATAGCCTTATACATAGATTAATTGCTGAGAGTATTGATAAACTTGGCATTCGCGATAGGGTAATTGGTATTGCTCCTGTCGGATGTGCTGTATTTGCCTATGATTATTTTAATTTTGATGTACTCGAAGTTGCTCATGGCAGACCGCCTGCTGCTGCTACAGGTCTTAAGCGTATACTCCCCGACAGAATAATCTTTTCTTATCAGGGTGACGGTGATCTTGCAGCAATTGGGACAGCCGAAATCATTCACGCTGCTAACAGAGGAGAAAATATTTCTGTATTTTTTATAAATAATGCAACATACGGCATGACAGGAGGACAGATGGCGCCGACAACACTCTTAGGGCAAAAAACATCTACAACACCTTCAGGTAGAAATCCAAAAATAGATGGATATCCCCTGAGGGTTGCTGAACTTCTATCAAATATTGAAGGCTCAACATACATTACAAGAACCTCTGTAGATTCATATAAAAATCTTATGAATACAAAGAAAGCAATAGAAAAATCATTCACATATCAAATAGAAGATAAAGGGTTCAGTCTGGTTGAGATACTCTCACCATGCCCTGTAGACTGGAAGCTCTCTCCGGTTGATTCACTGATATGGATACAAAAGGAGATGTCAAAAGTATTCCCACTCGGAACTTTTAAAGATAAATTTGCACATTCAGGAGAACAGATTTTATCAAAATAA
- a CDS encoding Ppx/GppA family phosphatase: MSAYASIDVGSNTFRLLIAEIKKGKIIDIFSDRKITRLGNKVNQTGRLQVKNIEESIKALKEFASMISKYNVVHIRAIATSALREASNSDTFIQRVNDETGIKIDVISGEKEAELNLKGILLSFSEPKYLNKTLLILDIGGGSTEWILYNGEHSIRMGSIPVGVIKFTENFLKTDPISNNDLSDMKNEMYLVIKKLEPEIHELIAEKTELIGTGGTFTTLASIDLKLDEYSREKIHMHRIPLSRLKKMSEFLLPLTLEERKKVKGLEPQRADLIIPGLLFTINVMDFFHFTEMIISDYGLLEGALLEIDEKSF, translated from the coding sequence ATGTCGGCTTATGCTTCTATAGATGTCGGGTCGAATACTTTCAGGCTCCTCATAGCTGAAATCAAGAAAGGGAAGATTATAGACATCTTCTCTGATAGGAAAATAACACGTCTTGGGAACAAAGTTAATCAAACCGGGAGACTTCAGGTCAAAAATATTGAAGAATCAATCAAGGCTCTGAAAGAATTTGCATCAATGATATCAAAATACAATGTAGTACATATCAGAGCGATTGCAACGAGCGCTCTGCGTGAGGCATCAAATTCAGATACATTCATTCAGAGAGTCAACGATGAAACTGGAATTAAAATAGATGTAATATCTGGAGAAAAAGAAGCAGAACTGAATTTGAAGGGCATTCTCTTATCTTTTTCAGAGCCTAAGTATCTTAATAAGACATTGTTAATTCTTGATATTGGTGGCGGGAGTACAGAATGGATTTTATATAATGGTGAACACTCAATTAGAATGGGAAGCATACCTGTAGGAGTAATAAAATTCACAGAAAATTTTTTAAAAACAGATCCCATCTCAAATAATGATTTATCAGACATGAAAAATGAGATGTATTTAGTTATTAAAAAACTCGAACCTGAAATACACGAATTAATTGCCGAAAAAACAGAATTAATCGGAACCGGTGGGACATTTACAACATTAGCATCTATAGACCTTAAACTTGATGAATATTCGCGTGAAAAAATCCATATGCATCGAATACCTCTGAGTAGATTAAAAAAAATGTCTGAATTTCTATTGCCCCTTACTCTTGAAGAAAGAAAAAAAGTCAAAGGACTTGAACCTCAAAGGGCAGACTTGATTATACCTGGCTTACTATTTACAATTAATGTCATGGATTTTTTCCATTTTACAGAAATGATCATAAGCGATTATGGACTTCTTGAAGGAGCATTATTAGAGATTGATGAAAAAAGTTTTTGA
- the rpsF gene encoding 30S ribosomal protein S6 encodes MVILNTALSDEDAEVAVGKIKELIANQGGEVLKVDVWGRRKLAYEIKKQKKGLYILLFFKTPTTTIKKLEEFYKVYDAVLKYLIVKLTAKQVRSLESVEASTEQMEQKSES; translated from the coding sequence ATGGTGATTCTTAACACAGCGCTTTCTGATGAAGATGCTGAAGTTGCTGTTGGCAAGATAAAAGAATTAATCGCAAATCAGGGTGGAGAAGTATTAAAGGTTGATGTCTGGGGTAGAAGGAAGCTTGCATATGAGATCAAGAAACAGAAGAAAGGATTATATATTTTATTGTTCTTTAAAACTCCAACCACGACAATCAAAAAACTGGAAGAGTTCTACAAAGTTTATGATGCTGTGTTGAAGTATTTGATTGTAAAGCTTACTGCAAAACAGGTTCGTAGCCTTGAAAGCGTTGAAGCTTCTACGGAGCAGATGGAACAAAAGAGCGAAAGTTAA
- the ssb gene encoding single-stranded DNA-binding protein: protein MFNKIILIGNLTKDPELRYTPQGTPVASFRLAVNYRYKQSAGSGDEIKQETMFIDNVVFGKQAESCSRYLNKGSSVLVEGRLQERRWESNGQQKSKFEVIAQSVKFLSRRGAQDSGLGGEGDFTPPEETSDLEPF from the coding sequence ATGTTTAATAAAATTATACTTATAGGAAACCTGACAAAAGACCCGGAACTTAGATATACTCCACAGGGGACCCCGGTAGCATCTTTCAGGTTGGCGGTGAATTATAGATATAAACAGTCCGCTGGAAGCGGAGATGAAATTAAACAGGAGACAATGTTTATAGATAATGTAGTTTTTGGAAAACAGGCTGAATCATGCAGTAGATATCTTAATAAAGGTAGCTCTGTTCTTGTTGAGGGAAGATTGCAGGAGAGAAGATGGGAATCGAATGGACAGCAAAAAAGTAAATTTGAAGTCATTGCACAATCTGTAAAATTTCTCTCGAGGCGTGGGGCACAGGATTCAGGCTTAGGCGGTGAAGGAGACTTTACACCTCCTGAAGAAACTTCTGATTTAGAACCATTCTAA